Proteins encoded by one window of Agelaius phoeniceus isolate bAgePho1 chromosome 3, bAgePho1.hap1, whole genome shotgun sequence:
- the NAPB gene encoding beta-soluble NSF attachment protein, with protein MDSAGKEREAVQLMAEAEKRVKGSHSFLRGLFGGNTRVEEACEMYTRAANMFKIAKNWSAAGNAFCQAAKLHMQLQSKHDSATSFVDAGNAYKKADPQEAINCLNAAIDIYTDMGRFTIAAKHHITIAEIYEAELVDIEKAIAHYEQAADYYKGEESNSSANKCLLKVAAYAAQLEQYQKAIEIYEQVGTNTMDNPLLKYSAKEYFFKAALCHFIVDELNAKLALEKYEEMFPAFTDSRECKLLKKLLEAHEEQNSEAYTEAVKEFDSISRLDQWLTTMLLRIKKTIQGEGDGDLK; from the exons ATGGACAGCGCCGGCAAGGAGCGGGAGGCCGTGCAGCTCATGGCGGAGGCCGAGAAGCGGGTCAAGGGCTCGCACTCCTTCCTGCGGGGGCTCTTCGG GGGCAACACCCGGGTGGAGGAGGCCTGTGAGATGTACACCAGGGCTGCCAACATGTTCAAGATCGCCAAAAACTGGAGTG CGGCAGGAAATGCCTTTTGCCAGGCAGCCAAGCTGCACATGCAGCTCCAGAGCAAGCACGACTCAGCCACCAGCTTTGTGGATGCTGGGAATGCCTACAAAAAAGCAGATCCGCAAG AGGCCATCAACTGCTTAAACGCAGCCATCGATATCTACACGGACATG GGCCGCTTCACCATCGCCGCCAAGCACCACATCACCATCGCTGAGATCTACGAGGCCGAGCTGGTGGACATCGAGAAG GCCATCGCACACTACGAGCAGGCTGCGGATTACTACAAGGGAGAGGAATCCAACAG CTCAGCCAACAAGTGTCTGCTGAAGGTGGCGGCCTACGCGGCGCAGCTGGAGCAGTACCAGAAAGCCATCGAGATCTACGAGCAG GTGGGAACAAACACGATGGATAACCCTTTGCTCAAGTACAGCGCCAAAGAATATTTCTTCAAAGCTGCCCTGTGCCACTTCATCGTGGATGAGCTGAATGCCAAG CTTGCACTGGAGAAATACGAAGAAATGTTCCCGGCTTTCACAGATTCCCGGGAATGCAAGCTATTGAAA AAACTGCTGGAAGCTCATGAGGAGCAGAACAGTGAGGCCTACACCGAGGCT GTGAAGGAATTCGACTCCATCTCGCGGCTGGATCAGTGGCTCACCACGATGCTGCTGCGCATCAAGAAAACCATCCAGGGCGAGGGCGACGGCGACCTCAAGTGA
- the LOC143693646 gene encoding uncharacterized protein LOC143693646 isoform X1, whose product MPALQCREHPVMLPRERKSRLRCPRNSRQDDMEPFSLSELGLPTENKAIQGILCPMAVELCHLLLALQREDGLCPTFPTLGEKAGKLAKAMEELAAVARRLSEDSSKEGSTEMCPVGESLLQAGRDVVLAAFQLQEHPDSPRHREHLAAAARRSLMETAKILQLEEAAGMRRISGAASWLLECLSVLQDARDTPGLLAAFQPFSEAVLLLSRLTAKRLQELGDCLAGKSLAQPLQLLHKCVSLIHTALTRSRDSQADLSQDSVFQLTERTIGELLSMLTEPQDRSGIFSQQVSRLQALLSHPDPLSLSEGRFSSHLEVVILHGMLLAELSRPDLQLELVEHCWALLQLRRSICSHLSRREGKGEQALERECHSLREELENLDQAALRATLCQILDGFFEEKEPLRQLVEGALSLAHSGCCPAGPGGVLRKLQPLIAAFFTQAQRILRAADLLLARCAKAQTAREIREGVEHLRSLLASLPSLLMETSGNTKEQLQALCYAWARATNSLLCCFEETIGMSEFLELSILELAKQKEWCEAALERWDPEGFSWHSARLMGWARWVVGASTRHVDRTTDPIFRNGLLVWVEQLAKSILELGAVTALIPGRFSCLQSQGAFSQAASSLMDSALRVQAGLDGSNHPEILSPLREQVQSTRVEKGLELSPSHAGTRTSTDEAAFQGDIQSHPSSPPANLHLDPWKGDTHPVITALLGASQAGDMDTVRAACSILLELSDGYVEAAREALPVAEPPQLQVLEQHWDIKALTPRIISLATETAPGQLPAPGRLLQMALRLSGRIQETRECLAAVAGSWNGLAQQVLGFILSGDFPRGKQALDETLLGLAGAVQAAGGIAGTACSRGNPNPSRVQESFLQLQAKFSRAQLNTKGFLEKAVSFRESCGMEKAILELHGVRWAIGMRVLLDAMDQFVGRDVLFLRELSRAVRNKVGPRSLLAAVAENSLRLQEAARLSYLSCPGDHGAREILVLREEIQVLMEALLDVSNTLLLSPLPTASLATRFELLQRDVALRAKALLLHMERVNKEQLQLIQDVVGAALSNLPQEERQRSKEGFEEKANQLMAHVQRVRNTLQGALGAGAQLASQPDLLSMADHLLLLTADVVGSAWRHFQSHQDTGDPCQDPGDPHLEGMVWYWSAKAHYLVTQLWVIPGIDRDILRCLTECLQQERFPGSPSSTAGLSPAPEPPEAAGIHPCRSRGASGAMREARELKHPGGGDHSASLCPRIPGLESAPLLPRQHQDGPSSTSPAKQERGNCDKWQGGPSKVSQVTQDMATRRLHMAQFLRRKGPIASKEQFVACARQMVSDGQVVVKFGNILAKHCLDQRCSMELLRATEHTQSISSQLGIVARVKAVTGESRASSELLLSNVQNLIQAVQHVLRAAEAACVKGLGQPPADPEEEEVAAFCQQWRKTLTQHRAKEALNSTRDELGLRKTRGAKAEPTLMSLVQEQPPWSRNIPKHPSPRKGHTVMDRHL is encoded by the exons ATGCCGGCTCTGCAGTGCCGGGAACACCCTGTGATGCTCCCCCGGGAAAGGAAATCCCGGCTCCGgtgtcccaggaattccag gcaGGACGACATGGaacctttttctctctctgagctTGGGCTCCCAACAGAAAACAAAGCTATCCAGGGAATTCTCTGCCCCATGGCTGTGGagctctgccacctcctcctcgCCCTGCAACGGGAAGATGGGCTTTGTCCGACCTTTCCCACTTTgggggaaaaggcaggaaaattaGCCAAAGCTATGGAAGAACTCGCTGCTGTGGCAAGGAG GCTGTCTGAGGATTCCAGCAAGGAAGGGAGCACGGAGATGTGTCCTGTGGGtgaatccctgctccaggctgggagggacGTGGTGCTGGCAGCattccagctccaggagcatccGGACAGCCCTCGGCACCGAGAGCACCTGGCAGCGGCCGCCAGGAGGAGTCTGATGGAGACAGCAAAG ATCCTTCAGCTGGAAGAGGCTGCAGGGATGAGGAGGATCAGTGGTGCTGCCAGCTGGCTCCTGGAATGCCTGAGCGTGCTGCAGGATGCCCGGGacactccagggctgctggctgcattccagcccttttctgAGGCCGTGCTCCTGCTGAGCCGCCTGACAGCCAAGCGCCTCCAGGAACTCGGGGATTGTCTTGCAGGGAAGAGCttggcccagcccctgcagctgctccacaaGTGCGTCTCACTCATCCACACGGCCCTGACACGTTCCAGGGATAGCCAAGCTGACCTCTCCCAGGATTCTGTTTTCCAGCTGACGGAGAGGACCATCGGGGAGCTCCTCTCCATGCTCACGGAGCCCCAGGACAGGAGTGGGATCTTCTCCCAGCAGGTGAGCAGGCTCCAGGCTCTCCTCTCCCACCCTGACCCCCTGAGCCTCTCCGAGGGCCGGTTCAGCTCCCACTTGGAAGTGGTCATTCTCCATGGAATGCTGCTGGCAGAGTTATCCAGGCCGgatctgcagctggagctggtggaaCATTGctgggccctgctgcagctgaggaggagCATCTGCAGCCACCTGAGCCGGAGGGAGGGCAAGGGAGAACAGGCACTGGAGCGGGAATGTCACAGCTTGAGGGAGGAGCTGGAAAACCTGGACCAAGCAGCACTCAGGGCCACGCTGTGCCAAATCCTGGATGGATTCTTcgaggagaaggagcccctgaGGCAGCTGGTTGAAGGTGCCCTTAGCCTTGCCCATTCAGGATGTTGtccagcaggaccaggaggAGTTTTAAGGAAGCTCCAGCCCCTGATTGCCGCCTTCTTCACTCAGGCCCAGCGGATACTCCGAGCGGCCGATCTGCTCCTGGCCAGGTGTGCCAAGGCCCAAACTGCCAGGGAAATCCGGGAGGGCGTGGAGCACTTGCGGAGCCTCCTGGCCagtctcccttccctgctcatgGAAACAAGTGGGAATAccaaggagcagctccaggccctgtgcTATGCCTGGGCCAGAGCCACCAAcagcctcctgtgctgctttgaGGAGACCATCGGCATGAGCGAATTCCTTGAGTtatccatcctggagctggccaAGCAAAAGGAATGGTGTGAGGCAGCACTGGAACGCTGGGATCCCGAGGGATTCTCCTGGCACAGCGCTCGCCTCATGGGCTGGGCGCGCTGGGTGGTGGGAGCCTCCACCCGGCACGTGGACAGGACCACAGATCCCATCTTCAGGAATGGTTTGCTGGTGTGGGTGGAGCAATTGGCCaaatccatcctggagctgggagcagtcACGGCCCTCATCCCAGGAAGGTTTTCCTGCCTCCAAAGCCAGGGTGCTTTTTCCCAGGCAGCCAGCTCCCTGATGGACTCTGCTCTCCGTGTCcaagcagggctggatgggTCCAACCACCCGGAGATCCTCAGCCCGCTCCGGGAGCAAGTGCAGAGCACCAGGGTGGAAAAGGGGCTGGAGCTCAGCCCATCCCACGCTGGGACACGAACCAGCACGGATGAGGCAGCATTCCAAGGAGATATCCAAAGTCATCCGTCTTCACCACCAGCTAACCTCCACCTGGATCCATGGAAAGGGGATACACACCCAGTCATCACAGCTCTCCTGGGAGCATCCCAGGCTGGTGACATGGACACTGTCCGTGCTGcctgctccatcctgctggaGCTCTCCGATGGATATGTGGAAGCAGCACGGGAAGCGCTGCCTGTGGCTGAACCCccccagctccaggtgctggagcagcactgggatATCAAGGCACTTACCCCAAGGATCATCAGCCTGGCCACAGaaacagcccctgggcagctccctgctccaggcaggctTCTCCAAATGGCACTCAGGCTCTCGGGAAGGATCCAGGAGACTCGGGagtgcctggcagctgtggcaggcTCTTGGAATGGTCTGGCCCAGCAAGTGCTTGGATTTATCCTGTCAGGTGACTTTCCAAGAGGGAAGCAGGCTTTGGATGAGACCCTGCTGGGTTTAGCAGGAGCAGTGCAGGCGGCAGGAGGCATtgcaggcacagcctgcagtAGGGGAAATCCCAATCCCTCTCGTGTCCAGGAGAGCTTTCTGCAGCTCCAAGCCAAGTTTTCCCGTGCTCAGCTGAACACCAAAGGGTTTCTGGAGAAGGCAGTGTCCTTCAGGGAATCCTGTGGGATGGAAAAGGCCATCCTGGAGCTGCACGGTGTCCGGTGGGCCATTGGCATGCGTGTCCTGCTGGATGCCATGGATCAGTTCGTGGGCAGGGATGTCCTgttcctgagggagctgagcagagccGTGAGGAACAAGGTTGGCCCACGGAgcctcctggctgctgtggctgagaATTCCCTCAGGTTGCAGGAGGCTGCCCGACTCTCCTACTTATCCTGCCCTGGAGATCACGGTGCCAGAGAAATCCTGGTGCTCCGGGAGGAGATCCAGGTGCTCATGGAAGCGCTGCTGGATGTGTCCAACAccctcctgctctccccacTGCCTACTGCCAGCTTGGCCACACGCTTCGAGCTCCTGCAGAGGGATGTGGCCCTCAGGGCCAAGGCGTTGTTGCTCCACATGGAAAGGGTCAACAAGGAACAGCTGCAGCTCATCCAAGATGTGGttggagcagctctgtccaACCTCCCCCaagaggagaggcagaggagCAAAGAAGGTTTTGAGGAGAAGGCAAATCAGCTCATGGCTCATGTCCAGAGGGTCAGAAACACCCTCCAGGGTGCTCTGGGCGCCGGTGCTCAACTGGCATCACAGCCCGACCTGCTATCCATGGCTgaccacctcctgctcctcacgGCTGATGTGGTGGGAAGTGCCTGGCGGCACTTCCAGAGCCACCAGGACACTGGGGacccctgccaggaccctggggATCCCCACCTGGAAGGCATGGTGTGGTACTGGTCGGCCAAGGCACACTACCTTGTCACACAGCTCTGGGTTATCCCTGGAATTGACAGGGACATCCTGAGGTGCCTCACAGAATGCCTGCAGCAGGAACGCTTCCCAGGatcacccagcagcacagctggactctccccagccccagagccccctgaggcagcaggaATTCATCcatgcaggagcagaggagcgAGTGGAGCCATGCGGGAAGCACGTGAACTG AAACATCCAGGTGGAGGAGACCACTCGGCATCGCTGTGTCCACGCATTCCAGGTCTGGAATCTGCTCCATTACTGCCCCGACAGCACCAGGATGGCCCTTCCAGCACCTCCCCTGCAAAGCAGGAGAGAGGAAACTGTGACAAGTGGCAAGGTGGCCCCAGCAAGGTGTCCCAGGTGACCCAGGACATGGCCACAAGGAGGCTCCACATGGCTCAGTTCCTGCGGAGGAAGGGCCCCATTGCG AGCAAGGAGCAGTTTGTTGCCTGTGCCAGGCAAATGGTTTCCGATGGGCAGGTGGTTGTTAAGTTTGGGAACATCCTTGCCAAGCACTGCCTGGACCAGAGgtgctccatggagctgctccgTGCCACTGAGCACACCCAATCCATCAGCAGCCAGCTCGGCATCGTGGCCAg GGTGAAAGCAGTGactggggagagcagggcctcctctgagctgctgctcagcaacGTGCAGAACCTCATTCAAGCAGTCCAGCACGTCCTGAGGGCGGCCGAGGCGGCGTGTGTCAAA GGTTTGGGACAACCCCCAGCAGACCCTGAAGAAGAAGAAGTTGCTGCTTTCTGCCAGCAGTGGAGGAAAACCctgacacagcacagagccaaggagGCTTTAAATTCCACCCGGGATGAATTGGGGCTCCGGAAAACTCGAGGGGCAAAGGCTGAGCCCACCCTGATGTCTCTGGTGCAAGAGCAACCCCCTTGGAGCAGGAATATCCCAAAGCATCCCAGTCCTAGGAAAGGACACACAGTTATGGACAGACATCTGTAA
- the LOC143693646 gene encoding uncharacterized protein LOC143693646 isoform X2, with product MPALQCREHPVMLPRERKSRLRCPRNSRQDDMEPFSLSELGLPTENKAIQGILCPMAVELCHLLLALQREDGLCPTFPTLGEKAGKLAKAMEELAAVARRLSEDSSKEGSTEMCPVGESLLQAGRDVVLAAFQLQEHPDSPRHREHLAAAARRSLMETAKILQLEEAAGMRRISGAASWLLECLSVLQDARDTPGLLAAFQPFSEAVLLLSRLTAKRLQELGDCLAGKSLAQPLQLLHKCVSLIHTALTRSRDSQADLSQDSVFQLTERTIGELLSMLTEPQDRSGIFSQQVSRLQALLSHPDPLSLSEGRFSSHLEVVILHGMLLAELSRPDLQLELVEHCWALLQLRRSICSHLSRREGKGEQALERECHSLREELENLDQAALRATLCQILDGFFEEKEPLRQLVEGALSLAHSGCCPAGPGGVLRKLQPLIAAFFTQAQRILRAADLLLARCAKAQTAREIREGVEHLRSLLASLPSLLMETSGNTKEQLQALCYAWARATNSLLCCFEETIGMSEFLELSILELAKQKEWCEAALERWDPEGFSWHSARLMGWARWVVGASTRHVDRTTDPIFRNGLLVWVEQLAKSILELGAVTALIPGRFSCLQSQGAFSQAASSLMDSALRVQAGLDGSNHPEILSPLREQVQSTRVEKGLELSPSHAGTRTSTDEAAFQGDIQSHPSSPPANLHLDPWKGDTHPVITALLGASQAGDMDTVRAACSILLELSDGYVEAAREALPVAEPPQLQVLEQHWDIKALTPRIISLATETAPGQLPAPGRLLQMALRLSGRIQETRECLAAVAGSWNGLAQQVLGFILSGDFPRGKQALDETLLGLAGAVQAAGGIAGTACSRGNPNPSRVQESFLQLQAKFSRAQLNTKGFLEKAVSFRESCGMEKAILELHGVRWAIGMRVLLDAMDQFVGRDVLFLRELSRAVRNKVGPRSLLAAVAENSLRLQEAARLSYLSCPGDHGAREILVLREEIQVLMEALLDVSNTLLLSPLPTASLATRFELLQRDVALRAKALLLHMERVNKEQLQLIQDVVGAALSNLPQEERQRSKEGFEEKANQLMAHVQRVRNTLQGALGAGAQLASQPDLLSMADHLLLLTADVVGSAWRHFQSHQDTGDPCQDPGDPHLEGMVWYWSAKAHYLVTQLWVIPGIDRDILRCLTECLQQERFPGSPSSTAGLSPAPEPPEAAGIHPCRSRGASGAMREARELKHPGGGDHSASLCPRIPGLESAPLLPRQHQDGPSSTSPAKQERGNCDKWQGGPSKVSQVTQDMATRRLHMAQFLRRKGPIASKEQFVACARQMVSDGQVVVKFGNILAKHCLDQRCSMELLRATEHTQSISSQLGIVARVWDNPQQTLKKKKLLLSASSGGKP from the exons ATGCCGGCTCTGCAGTGCCGGGAACACCCTGTGATGCTCCCCCGGGAAAGGAAATCCCGGCTCCGgtgtcccaggaattccag gcaGGACGACATGGaacctttttctctctctgagctTGGGCTCCCAACAGAAAACAAAGCTATCCAGGGAATTCTCTGCCCCATGGCTGTGGagctctgccacctcctcctcgCCCTGCAACGGGAAGATGGGCTTTGTCCGACCTTTCCCACTTTgggggaaaaggcaggaaaattaGCCAAAGCTATGGAAGAACTCGCTGCTGTGGCAAGGAG GCTGTCTGAGGATTCCAGCAAGGAAGGGAGCACGGAGATGTGTCCTGTGGGtgaatccctgctccaggctgggagggacGTGGTGCTGGCAGCattccagctccaggagcatccGGACAGCCCTCGGCACCGAGAGCACCTGGCAGCGGCCGCCAGGAGGAGTCTGATGGAGACAGCAAAG ATCCTTCAGCTGGAAGAGGCTGCAGGGATGAGGAGGATCAGTGGTGCTGCCAGCTGGCTCCTGGAATGCCTGAGCGTGCTGCAGGATGCCCGGGacactccagggctgctggctgcattccagcccttttctgAGGCCGTGCTCCTGCTGAGCCGCCTGACAGCCAAGCGCCTCCAGGAACTCGGGGATTGTCTTGCAGGGAAGAGCttggcccagcccctgcagctgctccacaaGTGCGTCTCACTCATCCACACGGCCCTGACACGTTCCAGGGATAGCCAAGCTGACCTCTCCCAGGATTCTGTTTTCCAGCTGACGGAGAGGACCATCGGGGAGCTCCTCTCCATGCTCACGGAGCCCCAGGACAGGAGTGGGATCTTCTCCCAGCAGGTGAGCAGGCTCCAGGCTCTCCTCTCCCACCCTGACCCCCTGAGCCTCTCCGAGGGCCGGTTCAGCTCCCACTTGGAAGTGGTCATTCTCCATGGAATGCTGCTGGCAGAGTTATCCAGGCCGgatctgcagctggagctggtggaaCATTGctgggccctgctgcagctgaggaggagCATCTGCAGCCACCTGAGCCGGAGGGAGGGCAAGGGAGAACAGGCACTGGAGCGGGAATGTCACAGCTTGAGGGAGGAGCTGGAAAACCTGGACCAAGCAGCACTCAGGGCCACGCTGTGCCAAATCCTGGATGGATTCTTcgaggagaaggagcccctgaGGCAGCTGGTTGAAGGTGCCCTTAGCCTTGCCCATTCAGGATGTTGtccagcaggaccaggaggAGTTTTAAGGAAGCTCCAGCCCCTGATTGCCGCCTTCTTCACTCAGGCCCAGCGGATACTCCGAGCGGCCGATCTGCTCCTGGCCAGGTGTGCCAAGGCCCAAACTGCCAGGGAAATCCGGGAGGGCGTGGAGCACTTGCGGAGCCTCCTGGCCagtctcccttccctgctcatgGAAACAAGTGGGAATAccaaggagcagctccaggccctgtgcTATGCCTGGGCCAGAGCCACCAAcagcctcctgtgctgctttgaGGAGACCATCGGCATGAGCGAATTCCTTGAGTtatccatcctggagctggccaAGCAAAAGGAATGGTGTGAGGCAGCACTGGAACGCTGGGATCCCGAGGGATTCTCCTGGCACAGCGCTCGCCTCATGGGCTGGGCGCGCTGGGTGGTGGGAGCCTCCACCCGGCACGTGGACAGGACCACAGATCCCATCTTCAGGAATGGTTTGCTGGTGTGGGTGGAGCAATTGGCCaaatccatcctggagctgggagcagtcACGGCCCTCATCCCAGGAAGGTTTTCCTGCCTCCAAAGCCAGGGTGCTTTTTCCCAGGCAGCCAGCTCCCTGATGGACTCTGCTCTCCGTGTCcaagcagggctggatgggTCCAACCACCCGGAGATCCTCAGCCCGCTCCGGGAGCAAGTGCAGAGCACCAGGGTGGAAAAGGGGCTGGAGCTCAGCCCATCCCACGCTGGGACACGAACCAGCACGGATGAGGCAGCATTCCAAGGAGATATCCAAAGTCATCCGTCTTCACCACCAGCTAACCTCCACCTGGATCCATGGAAAGGGGATACACACCCAGTCATCACAGCTCTCCTGGGAGCATCCCAGGCTGGTGACATGGACACTGTCCGTGCTGcctgctccatcctgctggaGCTCTCCGATGGATATGTGGAAGCAGCACGGGAAGCGCTGCCTGTGGCTGAACCCccccagctccaggtgctggagcagcactgggatATCAAGGCACTTACCCCAAGGATCATCAGCCTGGCCACAGaaacagcccctgggcagctccctgctccaggcaggctTCTCCAAATGGCACTCAGGCTCTCGGGAAGGATCCAGGAGACTCGGGagtgcctggcagctgtggcaggcTCTTGGAATGGTCTGGCCCAGCAAGTGCTTGGATTTATCCTGTCAGGTGACTTTCCAAGAGGGAAGCAGGCTTTGGATGAGACCCTGCTGGGTTTAGCAGGAGCAGTGCAGGCGGCAGGAGGCATtgcaggcacagcctgcagtAGGGGAAATCCCAATCCCTCTCGTGTCCAGGAGAGCTTTCTGCAGCTCCAAGCCAAGTTTTCCCGTGCTCAGCTGAACACCAAAGGGTTTCTGGAGAAGGCAGTGTCCTTCAGGGAATCCTGTGGGATGGAAAAGGCCATCCTGGAGCTGCACGGTGTCCGGTGGGCCATTGGCATGCGTGTCCTGCTGGATGCCATGGATCAGTTCGTGGGCAGGGATGTCCTgttcctgagggagctgagcagagccGTGAGGAACAAGGTTGGCCCACGGAgcctcctggctgctgtggctgagaATTCCCTCAGGTTGCAGGAGGCTGCCCGACTCTCCTACTTATCCTGCCCTGGAGATCACGGTGCCAGAGAAATCCTGGTGCTCCGGGAGGAGATCCAGGTGCTCATGGAAGCGCTGCTGGATGTGTCCAACAccctcctgctctccccacTGCCTACTGCCAGCTTGGCCACACGCTTCGAGCTCCTGCAGAGGGATGTGGCCCTCAGGGCCAAGGCGTTGTTGCTCCACATGGAAAGGGTCAACAAGGAACAGCTGCAGCTCATCCAAGATGTGGttggagcagctctgtccaACCTCCCCCaagaggagaggcagaggagCAAAGAAGGTTTTGAGGAGAAGGCAAATCAGCTCATGGCTCATGTCCAGAGGGTCAGAAACACCCTCCAGGGTGCTCTGGGCGCCGGTGCTCAACTGGCATCACAGCCCGACCTGCTATCCATGGCTgaccacctcctgctcctcacgGCTGATGTGGTGGGAAGTGCCTGGCGGCACTTCCAGAGCCACCAGGACACTGGGGacccctgccaggaccctggggATCCCCACCTGGAAGGCATGGTGTGGTACTGGTCGGCCAAGGCACACTACCTTGTCACACAGCTCTGGGTTATCCCTGGAATTGACAGGGACATCCTGAGGTGCCTCACAGAATGCCTGCAGCAGGAACGCTTCCCAGGatcacccagcagcacagctggactctccccagccccagagccccctgaggcagcaggaATTCATCcatgcaggagcagaggagcgAGTGGAGCCATGCGGGAAGCACGTGAACTG AAACATCCAGGTGGAGGAGACCACTCGGCATCGCTGTGTCCACGCATTCCAGGTCTGGAATCTGCTCCATTACTGCCCCGACAGCACCAGGATGGCCCTTCCAGCACCTCCCCTGCAAAGCAGGAGAGAGGAAACTGTGACAAGTGGCAAGGTGGCCCCAGCAAGGTGTCCCAGGTGACCCAGGACATGGCCACAAGGAGGCTCCACATGGCTCAGTTCCTGCGGAGGAAGGGCCCCATTGCG AGCAAGGAGCAGTTTGTTGCCTGTGCCAGGCAAATGGTTTCCGATGGGCAGGTGGTTGTTAAGTTTGGGAACATCCTTGCCAAGCACTGCCTGGACCAGAGgtgctccatggagctgctccgTGCCACTGAGCACACCCAATCCATCAGCAGCCAGCTCGGCATCGTGGCCAg GGTTTGGGACAACCCCCAGCAGACCCTGAAGAAGAAGAAGTTGCTGCTTTCTGCCAGCAGTGGAGGAAAACCctga